GCCTTCATGATCGGCAGGAACGTCTGTGCACAGATGATCGATGGTCTGAAATTCACGTTCATCAGCCGGTCGACATCTGACACGTCGACGTCTTCCAAGGCAGCCGGCGCAACGATCCCGACATTATTGACAAGACAGGTGACCGGCTCCACCGCCGCCAGATTTTTGCAGACCGCGCGAAGTTCCGCTGCGTCACTCAGATCGACTTGCTCAAAGCGATCCACCTCGCAATCAGGTTCGTCAATGTCCAGCACGATGGTCCGGAAGCCGTCGGCGCGCAATCTGGTGGCAATCGCGGCGCCTATGCCGTGGCTGCCGCCAGTGACGACCGCGGCCTGCCGGACGAATGCAGTCACTGATCTCCCTCGTGGATCGACGAAGGGTGCCGGTTGAGCGGCGTGATCTTCATTTCCATGTATGGATAAAGCGGCAACCCGGTCAGAACTTCGTGGAGATGCTCGTTGTCCCGGCAGTCGAAGATGCTGATGTTCTCGTACTGCCCGGTCACCCGCCACAGATGTCGCCACACACCGCTGCGCTGCAGATCCTGCGAGTACGCCTTTTCGCGCGCCTTGATCCCGGTCGCCGTCGTCTCGTCCATATCTTTCGGCAGCTTCACCGTCATGCTGATGTGGTAGAGCATTTAACCCTCGTTCAATGTGTTGCGTCTATCCAGATAGGCCTTGCGCCAGCGGGTCACGACAACGCGTGCAAAGAGGTTCCCTTTGAAGAAGGGATCCTGCTCAATGAATGATTGAGCCTGAGCGCGTCCATTTACGTCAAGCAGGTAAAGCCCGCCGCTTGCGCCCTCCCCTTCGTCGTCGAGCTTGGCCCCGCAAGCCAGAAGAAGCGACTTGTTCGCCTCAAGGTAATCAAGATGTTCCGGGCGAAGCTGGCTGCGCAATTCTGCGCAGCCCGGTTTGTCAAAGGTTTCAATCATCCAGGGCATTTGTCTATTCCTATGCAGTCAGAAAGCCCCAGATGGCGATGGTCGACAGGAACACGGCCCCAAGATAAAACAGGATCACCACCATGTAGCCCATCAGGTGTTTCAGTTTCAGACCGGAGATGGCCAGAGCGGGCAGCAGCCAGAATGGTTGCACCATGTTGGTCCACTGGTCGCCGATCTGTACAGCCAGTGCGGTCGCCGGAATGGATGCCCCGAGCCGCGCCGCAGCGTCCATCATGATCGGTCCCTGAATGACCCACTGGCCACCGCCGGACGGCACGAAGATGTTGATCAGACCCGCCGAGAAGAAGGATGAAATCGGCAGCGTTTCAGCACTCGAGATCGATACGAACCAGTTCGAAAAGGTGACGATCAGTCCGGATCCGGCGAGAATCGCCAGTATCCCTGCGTAGAACGGGTACTGGATAATGATCCCGCTGACGACCTTAACGCCATCCTGAACTGCGGCCAGAAAGCGGCTGGGCGTCACGAACAATGTCATGCCCAGGAACAGGAAGAGCAGGTTCACGAAGTTCAGCGTGATGCCCCCGCCATCGACCAGGTAAAGTACGGCATAGAACAGGCCGAACAGCCCCATACCAAGTCCGAGGACCGGCGAATGGTTCAGACGTTCGGCGAACGTGCGTTCTTCCGAATTGGTCTGGGCAATTGGCGTTTCCGGCTCAGGGTGTGCTTCGATGATACTTTCTGCCGATTTCGGGTGCAGCATCGCGTTGAAGAACGGCAGCGTCACCAGAAGAATCAGGTTCATCGTGATGACGTATGGTGAAAATATCGTGTCAGCGAGCGGGATGATACCGATGGTATCTTCCATGAAATGCCCCGGCGTGTTCAGCAACAGCGGCACCGATCCTGACAGGCCGACACCGTACACCGCGAAACCTGAGTATCCTGCTGCGATAACCAGCGGGTAGTGCAGGCCGGGCACCTTGCGGCCCAGCTTCTGCGCGATCAGTGTACCGATCACCAGGCCGAACCCCCAGTTCAACCAGCTGCCAACCCCGCCAAACAAGGTTGCGGCAATGACCGCGGCGCGCGGTGTCGTGATGCCTGCGACGACTTTGTCCATCAGCTTGTCGACCGCCGGTGTGCGCGCGAGAATATATCCTGCCAGCAAGATAACGGTCATCTGCATGGTGAAGGCCAGCAGGTTCCAGAAGCCATCGCCCCAGTATCGGCTGACCTCGATGAATCCGACACCTTGCGACAGCATCGCGAAAACCGCAGTCAACGCAGTCAGAATGATTGCCACGACCAATGGGTCCGGCATGTACCGGTTAACGATACGCGTGAAAAATTCGGCCAGTGCTTTCAACAGTTCCTCCCATGGGGCCTCCCGCCCCGCTTTGAGTCAAACTAATTGGCATTGCTGATCACTGATCTCGGGTTATAATGTCAACAGATAAATATGGAGGAGCACGCATGGAGCGCATCGTTGTCATCGGCGCCGGAACCATGGGGCTGCGCATTTGCAGACATTTCATTCGCGCCTCGCACCCGGTGGCATTGGTCGATCCTTCGGCAGAAGCTTTGGAAAAGGCGCAGGAATTTTTCTCCGGCACCCATCATGGACCCAGCCTGCACTCATCCTTGCAGGATCTTCCGCAGCACTGGCGCGACGCAGGCATAATCATCGAAGCCGTGCCCGAGAATCTAGACCTCAAGCGTAGGATCATTGCCGATCTCGAGCTGTATTTCGACGAATCCACAACCATCGCATCGAACACGTCAGGCCTGAGAACGGCCGAGCTTACGGCC
This DNA window, taken from Qingshengfaniella alkalisoli, encodes the following:
- the catC gene encoding muconolactone Delta-isomerase yields the protein MLYHISMTVKLPKDMDETTATGIKAREKAYSQDLQRSGVWRHLWRVTGQYENISIFDCRDNEHLHEVLTGLPLYPYMEMKITPLNRHPSSIHEGDQ
- a CDS encoding YciI family protein; the protein is MPWMIETFDKPGCAELRSQLRPEHLDYLEANKSLLLACGAKLDDEGEGASGGLYLLDVNGRAQAQSFIEQDPFFKGNLFARVVVTRWRKAYLDRRNTLNEG
- a CDS encoding short-chain fatty acid transporter — its product is MKALAEFFTRIVNRYMPDPLVVAIILTALTAVFAMLSQGVGFIEVSRYWGDGFWNLLAFTMQMTVILLAGYILARTPAVDKLMDKVVAGITTPRAAVIAATLFGGVGSWLNWGFGLVIGTLIAQKLGRKVPGLHYPLVIAAGYSGFAVYGVGLSGSVPLLLNTPGHFMEDTIGIIPLADTIFSPYVITMNLILLVTLPFFNAMLHPKSAESIIEAHPEPETPIAQTNSEERTFAERLNHSPVLGLGMGLFGLFYAVLYLVDGGGITLNFVNLLFLFLGMTLFVTPSRFLAAVQDGVKVVSGIIIQYPFYAGILAILAGSGLIVTFSNWFVSISSAETLPISSFFSAGLINIFVPSGGGQWVIQGPIMMDAAARLGASIPATALAVQIGDQWTNMVQPFWLLPALAISGLKLKHLMGYMVVILFYLGAVFLSTIAIWGFLTA